The following proteins come from a genomic window of Halorussus halophilus:
- a CDS encoding RsmB/NOP family class I SAM-dependent RNA methyltransferase, giving the protein MEALERYEPLIEDYDAFREACQRPLPSVVRVNTIKTTVERAKRALEEQDIGWEDREWNDTVLKLDTDSPGTTWASFHGWIHGQEEVSAIPAEVLAPEPGERVWDACAAPGSKTTQLAALMDDEGLVVANDNNLGRLSALRFNTERLGVTNAAVTNTDSRNFSLKPFDSEPFDKSLVDVPCSCEGTIRKNPTALDEWSLGHVESVAGIQKGILKRAIQATKKGGTVVYSTCTFAPEENEAVLDFVLEEEDCRMVEFDIDLESRPGITDWEGDSYDESVEKAKRFYPHLNDTGGFFTAKLEVEG; this is encoded by the coding sequence TCAACACCATCAAGACGACCGTCGAGCGAGCGAAGCGGGCCTTAGAGGAACAGGACATCGGATGGGAAGACAGAGAGTGGAACGACACGGTGCTGAAACTCGACACCGACAGTCCCGGCACGACGTGGGCCTCCTTCCACGGCTGGATTCACGGCCAAGAGGAGGTTTCGGCGATTCCAGCAGAAGTGCTCGCCCCCGAACCGGGCGAGCGCGTTTGGGACGCCTGTGCCGCGCCGGGGAGCAAGACAACGCAACTCGCCGCGCTGATGGACGACGAGGGACTGGTCGTGGCCAACGACAACAACCTCGGGCGTCTCTCGGCGCTCCGGTTCAACACCGAACGACTCGGCGTGACCAACGCCGCCGTGACCAACACCGACTCGCGGAACTTCTCGCTCAAGCCGTTCGACAGCGAACCGTTCGACAAGTCGCTCGTGGACGTGCCCTGCTCCTGCGAGGGGACGATTCGGAAGAATCCAACTGCACTCGACGAGTGGTCACTGGGCCACGTCGAGAGCGTCGCGGGGATTCAGAAGGGCATCCTCAAGCGCGCGATTCAGGCGACGAAGAAGGGCGGTACCGTCGTCTACTCGACCTGCACGTTCGCGCCCGAGGAGAACGAGGCCGTGCTCGACTTCGTGCTTGAGGAGGAAGACTGCCGGATGGTCGAGTTCGACATCGACCTCGAATCGCGTCCCGGAATCACAGACTGGGAGGGCGACTCCTACGACGAGAGCGTCGAGAAGGCCAAGCGGTTCTACCCGCACCTCAACGACACGGGTGGGTTCTTCACCGCGAAACTGGAGGTGGAAGGATGA
- a CDS encoding DUF7122 family protein — protein MSQKTNNGQQFDRLPETEEDREVGERATREEVVEWWDERFEIPPETFEEFTFWEKGKGKIWILHGEVSSPIRIEALGMKFLRTRQRHWKPTMNAVQRFGREASKNVVELDREQARRFARGEDQDLDWEGDWGYLVAAHELAGELEPLGVGLFLHGELQSPVPKGRQRDL, from the coding sequence ATGAGCCAAAAAACCAACAACGGCCAGCAGTTCGACCGACTGCCGGAGACGGAGGAAGACCGAGAAGTCGGGGAACGGGCGACGAGAGAGGAAGTAGTGGAATGGTGGGACGAGCGCTTCGAGATTCCGCCCGAAACCTTCGAGGAGTTCACCTTCTGGGAGAAGGGCAAAGGCAAAATCTGGATTCTGCACGGGGAAGTCTCCTCGCCGATTCGCATCGAAGCACTCGGTATGAAGTTCCTGCGGACGCGCCAGCGCCACTGGAAGCCGACGATGAACGCGGTCCAGCGGTTCGGCCGCGAGGCGAGCAAGAACGTCGTGGAACTCGACCGCGAGCAGGCCCGTCGGTTCGCCCGCGGGGAAGACCAGGACCTCGACTGGGAGGGTGACTGGGGCTATCTGGTCGCCGCCCACGAACTCGCTGGGGAACTGGAACCGCTCGGTGTCGGCCTGTTCTTGCACGGAGAGTTGCAGAGTCCCGTCCCGAAGGGACGACAGCGAGACCTCTGA
- a CDS encoding CAP domain-containing protein — MNRRALLATVVSGTIAGCGGRLVGPDLDANAIATYLRDYINEARTDRGVGYFATAEKLTKIARYHAEDMLEDSYFHMTSPDGESLPDRYRKFDFSCGGVPKESRGPRVGNAVLFRIRFESESYTERTIAQKLFDHLLKSKEKKELAFWDFWDSQGTGAAVGTDRAGRTLVYAAQYYC, encoded by the coding sequence ATGAACCGCCGCGCGCTCCTCGCGACCGTGGTCTCTGGGACGATTGCAGGCTGTGGCGGGCGCTTGGTCGGACCGGACTTGGACGCCAACGCGATAGCGACCTACCTCCGCGATTACATCAACGAGGCCCGAACTGACCGCGGTGTCGGCTATTTCGCCACGGCAGAGAAACTGACGAAAATCGCCCGTTACCACGCGGAAGACATGCTCGAAGACTCGTACTTCCACATGACTTCGCCCGACGGCGAATCACTCCCGGACCGCTATCGGAAGTTCGACTTCTCGTGTGGCGGCGTCCCCAAAGAGTCGCGCGGACCGCGCGTCGGCAACGCCGTCCTGTTCAGGATTCGGTTCGAGTCCGAGTCGTACACGGAGCGAACGATAGCCCAGAAGTTGTTCGACCACCTGTTGAAGAGCAAGGAGAAGAAAGAACTCGCGTTCTGGGACTTCTGGGACTCCCAAGGCACTGGCGCGGCCGTCGGCACAGACCGAGCAGGTCGGACGCTGGTGTACGCTGCCCAGTACTACTGTTGA
- a CDS encoding DUF790 family protein, which yields MLTKDLLRVSRAGGGFHPQFAEREHRPLAARVLGTFQGSVGETRATLDGALSDLEGEADDFKLVRGFAKLLRREAVFETQAPVAPERARRVAFAEAEAVGVVSEEERTVALERASDRLTGGDTDAEAVAGSLYADLDERQILTEFDPRWSPDELLAQYNLSLAQTALFDATELRVRSSDPKALVSAVKRLRLMYEIRKTDDGREVVVTGPDSLFRSTRRYGTRFARLLRTIAKADSWSLVATIDDYGTDRELSLTDSDPVGVPGVEPVAGVTFDSGVEADFATRFDSLDLDWDLVREPEPLETGARVMIPDFAFDYQHVDFRIFFEVMGFWTPEYVKKKLGQLEQVEDVELLVAVDESLGVGERIEARDHRAIPYSKTIRLKDVRDALRRYEDELVAESAADLPEELSPDADAVSLETLAAEYGVGEEAIEGKAFPDHELVGRTLIRPSVLAELADEIEAGMALGEVESLLAEFGVEDASAVLSEVGFAVEWDGLSGGTVREKSQQ from the coding sequence ATGCTCACGAAGGACCTGTTGCGGGTCTCGCGCGCTGGTGGTGGCTTCCACCCCCAGTTCGCCGAGCGCGAACACCGGCCGCTGGCCGCGCGGGTCCTCGGGACGTTTCAGGGGAGCGTCGGCGAGACGCGGGCGACGCTCGACGGCGCGCTCTCGGACCTCGAAGGCGAGGCGGACGACTTCAAACTCGTTCGGGGCTTCGCGAAGTTGCTCAGACGAGAGGCAGTCTTCGAGACCCAAGCCCCGGTCGCCCCCGAACGCGCCCGTCGAGTCGCGTTCGCGGAAGCAGAAGCCGTCGGCGTCGTCTCCGAGGAGGAACGAACGGTGGCACTCGAACGCGCCAGCGACCGACTCACAGGCGGAGACACTGACGCCGAGGCAGTTGCTGGCTCGCTGTACGCCGACTTGGACGAGCGCCAGATTCTGACCGAGTTCGACCCGCGATGGAGTCCCGACGAACTGCTCGCGCAGTACAACCTCTCGCTGGCCCAGACCGCGCTGTTCGACGCGACCGAGTTGCGCGTCCGGAGTTCTGACCCCAAGGCGCTCGTCTCGGCCGTCAAGCGACTCCGACTGATGTACGAGATTCGCAAGACGGACGACGGAAGAGAGGTCGTCGTCACAGGCCCTGACTCGCTCTTTCGCTCGACACGACGCTACGGCACTCGCTTCGCGCGCCTACTTCGAACTATCGCCAAAGCCGACTCGTGGTCTCTCGTTGCGACCATCGACGACTACGGCACGGACCGCGAACTGTCACTGACTGACTCGGACCCAGTGGGCGTGCCGGGCGTCGAACCAGTCGCGGGGGTCACGTTCGACAGCGGCGTCGAGGCCGACTTCGCCACGCGATTCGACTCGCTCGACTTAGACTGGGACCTCGTACGTGAACCGGAACCCCTCGAAACTGGTGCGCGAGTGATGATTCCGGACTTCGCGTTCGACTATCAGCACGTGGACTTCCGCATCTTCTTCGAAGTCATGGGCTTCTGGACGCCAGAGTACGTCAAGAAGAAGTTGGGACAACTGGAACAGGTCGAGGACGTGGAACTGCTCGTCGCGGTGGACGAGAGTCTGGGCGTCGGCGAGCGCATCGAGGCCCGCGACCACCGCGCGATTCCCTACTCGAAGACGATTCGACTGAAGGACGTACGCGACGCCCTCCGGCGATACGAAGACGAGTTGGTCGCCGAGAGCGCGGCTGATTTACCCGAAGAGTTGTCTCCCGATGCCGACGCCGTTTCTCTCGAAACGCTCGCCGCCGAGTACGGTGTCGGTGAGGAAGCAATCGAAGGGAAGGCGTTCCCAGACCACGAACTGGTGGGTCGAACGCTGATTCGCCCTTCGGTTCTCGCGGAACTGGCAGACGAAATCGAGGCGGGAATGGCGCTCGGGGAAGTCGAGTCGCTGCTTGCGGAGTTCGGCGTCGAAGACGCCAGCGCAGTGCTGTCGGAAGTAGGTTTTGCGGTCGAGTGGGACGGACTGAGTGGTGGGACCGTCCGAGAGAAGTCTCAACAGTAG
- a CDS encoding DEAD/DEAH box helicase family protein yields MSTADVTLRFEEGTIRVETDPPDADLGLPHTEEDPRSKTRRAPAFRYAALRQHLEAAGIDYEDRVLDASNLPDLYSGYELRSYQQDALDAWEDRDTLPQWGVLELPTGSGKTVIGVKAIEKLQTATLVVVPTIDLLEQWRRELEAEFDVPVGQLGGGEQRVEALTVSTYDSAYLRADELGDRFGFVIFDEVHHLGGEGYRQIARLLAAPARMGLTATFERPDDAHEVVGDLVGSKVYEIAPDELAGDHLAPYDIKRVEVELTDEERERYEADQKVFRDYVIQSGIDMQSGSDYQELVKRSGNDPRAREALLAKQRARDVMMNSEGKVETLESILSRHREDRVIVFTAHNDLVYRLSERFLIPAVTHQTGAAERREILQSFREGDYSRIVTSNVLDEGVDVPDANVAVVLSGSGSEREFTQRLGRILRPKKDGRAALLYEVVSVETAEERVADRRR; encoded by the coding sequence GTGTCTACTGCCGACGTGACGCTCCGCTTCGAGGAGGGGACAATCCGAGTCGAGACTGACCCACCCGACGCGGACCTCGGCCTTCCCCACACCGAGGAAGACCCACGCTCGAAGACCCGAAGAGCGCCCGCGTTCCGCTACGCCGCGCTTCGTCAGCATCTCGAAGCGGCGGGCATCGATTACGAGGACCGCGTTCTCGACGCATCCAATCTCCCTGACCTCTACTCCGGCTACGAACTGCGGTCCTACCAGCAGGACGCGCTCGATGCGTGGGAGGACCGCGATACACTACCCCAATGGGGCGTCCTCGAACTCCCCACTGGAAGCGGCAAGACGGTCATCGGCGTGAAGGCCATCGAGAAGTTGCAGACCGCGACGCTCGTCGTCGTCCCCACTATCGACCTGCTGGAACAGTGGCGCAGGGAACTCGAAGCGGAGTTCGACGTGCCTGTGGGGCAACTCGGCGGTGGCGAACAACGCGTCGAAGCCCTCACCGTCTCGACGTACGACTCGGCATATCTCCGCGCAGACGAGTTGGGCGACCGATTCGGCTTCGTGATTTTCGACGAAGTGCATCACCTCGGCGGCGAGGGCTACCGACAAATCGCTCGATTGCTTGCGGCCCCCGCTCGGATGGGCCTGACTGCGACCTTTGAGCGACCGGACGACGCCCACGAAGTCGTCGGCGACCTCGTCGGGTCGAAAGTGTACGAAATCGCCCCCGACGAACTCGCGGGCGACCACCTCGCGCCCTACGACATCAAGCGGGTCGAAGTCGAGTTGACCGACGAAGAGCGCGAGCGGTACGAGGCAGACCAGAAGGTGTTCCGCGACTACGTTATCCAGTCCGGCATCGACATGCAGAGCGGCAGTGACTACCAAGAACTCGTCAAACGCTCCGGCAACGACCCACGCGCTCGCGAGGCACTGCTCGCCAAACAGCGCGCCCGCGACGTGATGATGAACAGCGAGGGGAAGGTCGAGACGCTCGAATCGATTCTCTCCCGCCACCGCGAGGACAGAGTCATCGTCTTCACCGCGCACAACGACCTCGTCTATCGCCTCTCCGAGCGATTCCTGATTCCCGCAGTCACTCACCAAACCGGCGCGGCCGAGCGCCGGGAAATCCTCCAATCGTTTCGCGAGGGCGACTACTCTCGAATCGTCACCTCGAACGTCTTGGACGAGGGGGTAGACGTGCCCGACGCCAACGTCGCCGTCGTCCTCTCCGGAAGCGGAAGCGAACGTGAGTTCACCCAACGACTCGGGCGGATTCTCCGCCCTAAGAAAGACGGCCGGGCCGCACTGCTCTACGAAGTCGTGAGCGTCGAGACGGCCGAAGAACGAGTCGCCGACAGGAGGAGATGA
- a CDS encoding luciferase domain-containing protein, which translates to MGDQEQREAAKYIDQIIEEVAAWPHVNTVEHRFEGREFQLGPREVGHVHRWGIVDVPFTKRLHDQLIEEGHTGEHHVVPESGWTTHYVEGEEDVAQAIWLLRLSYLYHVKTLKQTPAGSEKFGDVDVDEELEALEISDELRAAFERRPEP; encoded by the coding sequence ATGGGGGACCAAGAGCAACGGGAGGCGGCGAAGTACATCGACCAAATCATCGAGGAGGTAGCCGCGTGGCCCCACGTCAACACGGTCGAGCACCGCTTCGAGGGCCGCGAGTTTCAGTTGGGGCCGCGCGAGGTGGGTCACGTCCACCGCTGGGGCATCGTGGACGTGCCGTTTACGAAGCGACTGCACGACCAACTCATCGAGGAAGGACACACTGGCGAGCATCACGTCGTGCCCGAATCGGGGTGGACGACCCACTACGTCGAAGGCGAAGAGGACGTCGCGCAGGCGATTTGGTTGCTTCGGTTGTCGTATCTCTACCACGTGAAGACGCTGAAGCAGACGCCAGCGGGGTCGGAGAAATTTGGAGACGTGGACGTGGACGAGGAGTTAGAGGCGTTGGAGATTAGCGACGAGTTACGGGCGGCGTTCGAGCGCCGTCCCGAACCGTAA
- a CDS encoding nucleotide exchange factor GrpE, translating into MTEEEVTEQVPDEESKQEAEETPEPTLSEQSEALVAEVAAADDELAADLEAHLADLESEKEEAKAEAEDFESRLKRKQADFQNYKKRAKKRQEQMEARATEDLVERLLDVRDNLKRAVEDDHENVESLKEGVEMTLKELDRVFADEDVAEIDPDPGAETDPQRHEVMMKIDSEHPEGTVADVYQPGYEMGEKVLRPAQVTVSDSDDDT; encoded by the coding sequence ATGACCGAGGAGGAAGTCACCGAGCAGGTTCCCGACGAGGAGTCCAAGCAAGAAGCGGAGGAGACCCCCGAACCGACTCTCTCCGAGCAGAGCGAGGCCCTCGTCGCGGAAGTCGCCGCCGCGGACGACGAACTGGCCGCCGACCTCGAAGCACACCTCGCAGACCTCGAATCTGAGAAGGAAGAAGCGAAAGCAGAGGCTGAGGACTTCGAATCCCGTCTCAAGCGCAAGCAGGCGGACTTCCAGAACTACAAGAAGCGCGCGAAGAAGCGCCAAGAACAGATGGAAGCCCGCGCCACGGAGGACCTCGTGGAGCGACTACTGGACGTACGAGACAACCTGAAACGCGCCGTCGAGGACGACCACGAGAACGTCGAAAGTCTCAAAGAGGGCGTCGAGATGACGCTGAAAGAGTTGGACCGCGTGTTTGCGGACGAAGACGTGGCGGAAATCGACCCCGACCCCGGCGCGGAGACCGACCCACAACGTCACGAAGTGATGATGAAAATCGACAGCGAGCACCCCGAAGGGACGGTTGCAGACGTCTATCAGCCGGGCTACGAGATGGGCGAGAAAGTGCTTCGGCCCGCGCAAGTGACCGTGAGTGATTCGGACGACGATACGTAG
- the dnaK gene encoding molecular chaperone DnaK, with the protein MATNKILGIDLGTTNSAFAVMEGGDPEIIVNGEGERTTPSVVSFSDDGERLVGKPAKNQAVQNPERTIQSIKRHMGEDGYTVEIDGEEYTPEQISAMILQKIKRDAEEYLGDDVEKAVITVPAYFNDKQRQATKDAGEIAGFDVERIVNEPTAASMAYGLDDESDQTVLVYDLGGGTFDVSILDLGGGVYEVVATNGDNDLGGDDWDEAIIDYLAEEFQNEHGIDLREDRQALQRLKDAAEEAKIELSSRKETEINLPFITATDSGPVHLENSLTRAKFESLTSDLVERTVEPTEQALSDAEKDKSDIDEVILVGGSTRMPQVGEKVEELTGQEPKKNVNPDEAVGLGAAIQGGVLSGDVDDIVLLDVTPLSLGIEVKGGLFERLIDKNTTIPTEESKIFTTAAANQTSVQVRVFQGEREIAEENELLGEFQLTGIPPAPAGTPQIEVSFNIDENGIVNVSAEDQGSGNSEEITIEGGAGLSDDQIEEMQEEAEKHAEEDEQRRERIEARNEAESAVQRANTLLEENEEDIDDDLEADIEAAIEDVQEVLGDEDASTEELQDATENLSTELQEIGKQMYQQQAQAGAGGAGAGPGGAGAGGAGPGGMGGMGGQGPGGAEGQGQGEEYVDADFEDVDDEDDSDE; encoded by the coding sequence ATGGCGACTAACAAGATTCTGGGTATCGACCTCGGTACCACGAACAGCGCGTTCGCGGTAATGGAAGGCGGCGACCCCGAAATCATCGTCAACGGCGAAGGTGAACGAACGACACCCTCTGTCGTCTCGTTCTCCGACGACGGCGAGCGCCTGGTGGGCAAACCGGCGAAGAACCAAGCGGTCCAGAACCCAGAGCGCACGATTCAGTCTATCAAGCGCCACATGGGCGAGGACGGCTACACCGTCGAAATCGACGGGGAGGAGTACACCCCCGAGCAGATTTCGGCGATGATTCTCCAGAAGATCAAGCGCGACGCCGAGGAGTATCTCGGTGACGACGTGGAGAAGGCCGTGATTACTGTTCCGGCGTACTTCAACGACAAACAGCGCCAAGCGACCAAGGACGCTGGCGAAATCGCTGGCTTCGACGTCGAGCGCATCGTCAACGAACCGACCGCGGCGTCGATGGCGTACGGACTCGACGACGAGTCCGACCAGACGGTTCTCGTCTACGACCTCGGTGGCGGTACGTTCGACGTTTCTATCCTCGACCTCGGCGGCGGCGTCTACGAAGTCGTCGCGACGAACGGTGACAACGACCTCGGTGGCGACGACTGGGACGAGGCCATCATCGACTACCTCGCAGAGGAGTTCCAGAACGAACACGGCATCGACCTGCGGGAGGACCGCCAGGCCCTTCAGCGACTCAAGGACGCCGCCGAAGAAGCGAAGATCGAACTCTCCTCGCGCAAGGAGACCGAAATCAACCTCCCGTTCATCACGGCGACCGATTCCGGCCCTGTTCACCTCGAAAACAGTCTGACTCGCGCGAAGTTCGAGAGTCTCACGTCTGACCTCGTCGAGCGCACGGTCGAACCGACCGAGCAGGCGCTCTCCGACGCGGAAAAGGACAAGAGCGACATCGACGAAGTGATTCTCGTCGGCGGCTCGACGCGAATGCCCCAGGTCGGCGAGAAGGTCGAGGAGCTCACCGGCCAAGAGCCGAAGAAGAACGTCAACCCCGACGAGGCAGTCGGTCTCGGCGCGGCGATTCAGGGTGGCGTCCTCTCCGGCGACGTGGACGACATCGTCCTGCTCGACGTGACGCCGCTCAGCCTCGGTATCGAGGTCAAGGGTGGCCTGTTCGAGCGACTCATCGACAAGAACACCACGATTCCGACCGAGGAGAGCAAAATCTTCACCACGGCCGCGGCGAACCAGACTTCCGTGCAGGTTCGTGTCTTCCAAGGCGAGCGCGAAATCGCCGAGGAGAACGAACTGCTCGGCGAGTTCCAGTTGACGGGTATCCCGCCCGCGCCCGCTGGCACGCCGCAAATCGAAGTTTCGTTCAACATCGACGAGAACGGCATCGTCAACGTCTCCGCGGAGGACCAAGGCTCCGGTAACTCCGAAGAGATTACCATCGAAGGCGGCGCTGGCCTCTCGGACGACCAAATCGAGGAGATGCAGGAGGAGGCCGAGAAGCACGCCGAAGAGGACGAGCAGCGACGCGAGCGCATCGAGGCCCGCAACGAGGCCGAGAGCGCGGTCCAGCGCGCGAACACCCTGCTAGAAGAGAACGAGGAGGACATCGACGACGACCTCGAAGCCGACATCGAGGCTGCAATCGAGGACGTGCAGGAAGTGCTGGGCGACGAAGACGCCAGCACCGAAGAGCTTCAGGACGCCACCGAAAACCTGAGTACCGAGCTTCAGGAAATCGGCAAGCAGATGTACCAGCAGCAGGCCCAAGCCGGTGCAGGCGGTGCGGGCGCTGGTCCGGGCGGTGCAGGTGCGGGCGGCGCAGGTCCCGGCGGTATGGGAGGCATGGGCGGCCAAGGCCCCGGCGGCGCGGAAGGTCAGGGCCAAGGCGAGGAGTACGTCGATGCCGACTTCGAAGACGTAGACGACGAAGACGACAGCGACGAGTAG
- the dnaJ gene encoding molecular chaperone DnaJ produces MSEDFYEVLGVSRDADEDEIKDAYREKATEYHPDVSDDPNAEEKFKQVKKAKEVLTDDQKRQAYDQMGHDRFEQADKRGGFDGGPGGAGGAGGMGGGPFGGMGGGGNMGGGMGDIFEQFFGGGGGGQRGRNRPQKGQDLRTRLDITLEDAFEGVQKQVSVRRPETCEDCDGEGHPPGTDSNTCPECNGQGQVTQTQQTPLGRVQQTQTCRRCGGEGEIYAETCSSCGGDGTVQREATLSVEVPAGIRDGQTLQMEREGAPGANGGPNGDLLIEIAVEEHPDFERQGDDLHHNYAISFPQATFGDTVEVPTVDGSVEMDVPKGTQSGETFRLKGKGMPRLRRRGQGDLYVQVQVVTPTEMNDEQREALEAFAEAGGEDVNVEQGFFEKIRNSI; encoded by the coding sequence ATGAGCGAGGACTTCTACGAGGTACTCGGCGTTAGCAGGGACGCCGACGAAGACGAAATCAAGGACGCGTACCGCGAGAAGGCGACCGAATACCACCCGGACGTGAGTGACGACCCGAACGCCGAGGAGAAGTTCAAGCAGGTGAAGAAGGCAAAGGAGGTACTGACCGACGACCAGAAACGCCAAGCCTACGACCAGATGGGCCACGACCGCTTCGAGCAGGCCGACAAGCGCGGTGGCTTCGATGGCGGCCCCGGCGGTGCTGGTGGTGCTGGCGGCATGGGCGGCGGCCCCTTCGGCGGCATGGGTGGCGGCGGCAACATGGGCGGTGGCATGGGCGACATCTTCGAGCAGTTCTTCGGCGGCGGTGGCGGCGGCCAGCGCGGCCGCAACCGCCCACAGAAGGGCCAAGACCTGCGCACGCGACTGGACATCACGCTCGAAGACGCCTTCGAGGGCGTCCAAAAGCAGGTGTCGGTCCGGCGACCCGAGACCTGCGAGGACTGCGACGGCGAAGGCCATCCGCCGGGCACCGATTCGAACACCTGCCCGGAGTGTAACGGACAGGGACAGGTCACCCAGACCCAGCAGACTCCGCTCGGAAGAGTTCAACAAACGCAGACTTGTCGGCGCTGTGGCGGCGAGGGCGAGATATATGCGGAAACCTGTTCGTCCTGCGGCGGCGACGGTACAGTCCAGCGCGAAGCGACCCTCTCCGTGGAAGTTCCGGCGGGCATCCGTGACGGACAGACGCTCCAGATGGAACGCGAGGGTGCGCCCGGAGCGAATGGTGGGCCGAACGGCGATCTCCTCATCGAGATTGCTGTCGAGGAGCATCCGGACTTCGAACGGCAGGGCGACGACCTACACCACAACTACGCCATCTCGTTCCCGCAGGCGACGTTCGGCGACACCGTGGAAGTGCCGACGGTCGATGGCTCCGTCGAGATGGACGTGCCGAAGGGTACCCAGAGCGGCGAGACCTTCCGCCTGAAGGGCAAGGGGATGCCTCGACTCCGACGGCGCGGGCAGGGCGACCTCTACGTGCAAGTGCAGGTCGTCACGCCGACGGAGATGAACGACGAACAACGAGAGGCGCTGGAGGCCTTTGCAGAGGCCGGTGGAGAAGATGTGAACGTCGAACAGGGCTTCTTCGAGAAGATTCGGAATTCGATATAG